A window of the SAR202 cluster bacterium genome harbors these coding sequences:
- a CDS encoding YdeI/OmpD-associated family protein, protein MSLQAVLDVVAHKAPADLRDALVADAAALEKWGDITPLARNEWICWVESVKTAETRAERVPRTESELREGIRRPCCWMGCVHRTDKPMSASQKWVLSRGGGKQ, encoded by the coding sequence GTGAGTTTACAAGCGGTCCTTGACGTGGTGGCGCACAAGGCGCCGGCCGACTTGCGGGACGCCCTCGTGGCAGACGCCGCGGCGCTGGAGAAGTGGGGAGACATCACGCCGTTGGCGCGCAACGAGTGGATCTGCTGGGTGGAATCCGTCAAGACGGCGGAAACGAGGGCGGAGCGCGTGCCGAGAACGGAGTCGGAGCTCAGGGAAGGGATCCGCCGCCCGTGCTGCTGGATGGGCTGCGTGCACCGGACGGACAAGCCGATGAGCGCGTCGCAGAAGTGGGTACTGAGCAGGGGGGGGGGGAAGCAGTAG
- a CDS encoding DUF1697 domain-containing protein, translating into MNTYVVLLRGVNVGGKNPVAMAGLKKCLEGVGFLNVSTYIASGNVILQSELPASEVKVRIEEALPRSFTLDSELIKVLVLTRAQMKAIIDNRPEGFGDEPSKYHSDAIFLIDIDAADAMSAFKARDGVDTVWPGRGVVYSQRLSALRTKSRLNKVLESPLYKSMTIRNCNTATRLLGLLEAME; encoded by the coding sequence ATGAACACCTACGTCGTGCTGTTGCGCGGCGTTAATGTCGGCGGTAAGAACCCGGTGGCGATGGCGGGGTTGAAGAAGTGCCTGGAGGGCGTTGGGTTCCTGAACGTTTCGACCTATATCGCGAGCGGCAATGTGATACTCCAGTCGGAGTTGCCAGCCAGCGAGGTGAAAGTGCGGATTGAGGAGGCGTTGCCTCGGAGCTTCACGCTCGACAGCGAGCTAATCAAGGTCCTCGTGCTGACCCGCGCTCAGATGAAGGCGATCATCGATAACAGACCCGAGGGGTTCGGTGATGAGCCGAGTAAGTACCACAGCGATGCGATCTTCCTGATAGACATCGATGCCGCCGATGCCATGTCTGCGTTCAAGGCTAGGGATGGGGTGGATACCGTGTGGCCGGGGCGAGGTGTGGTTTACTCGCAGCGTTTGAGCGCGCTGCGCACTAAGAGCCGTCTCAACAAGGTGCTGGAATCGCCGTTATACAAGTCGATGACGATCCGCAATTGTAACACCGCGACCAGGCTGCTGGGCTTGCTGGAAGCGATGGAGTAG
- a CDS encoding amidase: MPSIDAVLDLDSTAQAELVRKKQVKPIELVEGTIKRIEKVNPKINSVVIEMYDHAREMAKGPVPSGPFGGAPFLLKNFLAEYAGTRFTESVSVLKDYVSTVDTELVKRYKRSGVITVAKTNIPSMALGVTTEPVMYGPTRNPWDVTRIAGGSSGGAAAAVAAGLAPMAHGNDAGGSIRIPAACCGVYGMKPSRGRNPLGPAFGDLFSGMVAEHVLTRSVRDSAIMLDATHGPDVGDPYQVLPPSRPFAKEVGADPGELRIGFSATTPLGTPMHADNVAAVRDVAKLCADLGHNVEEAMPKYDYEGYWKSFTSMLAGGFAWAVDGLEKRTGKPLKKGDFEPFLWAMLERGRKINAPEYLRYVEDVQRGSREIGQFFKKYDIWLMPTVGTPPPPLGTFKYTEGEDPFELRRRMAHFSPFTYITNGTGQPSVSIPLYWNAQNLPIGLLLAARMGDEATLFRLSGQLEQARPWAGRKPPVWGGE, from the coding sequence ATGCCGTCCATCGATGCAGTCCTGGACCTCGATTCAACCGCACAGGCGGAGCTCGTCCGCAAGAAGCAGGTCAAGCCCATCGAGCTCGTCGAGGGCACTATCAAGCGCATCGAGAAGGTCAACCCGAAGATTAACTCTGTGGTTATTGAGATGTACGACCACGCGAGGGAGATGGCGAAGGGGCCGGTACCGTCCGGCCCGTTCGGCGGCGCGCCGTTCCTGCTGAAGAACTTCCTGGCCGAGTACGCCGGGACGCGCTTCACGGAGAGCGTCTCGGTGCTGAAGGACTATGTTTCGACCGTGGACACGGAGCTGGTGAAGCGGTACAAGCGGTCCGGCGTGATAACGGTTGCGAAGACGAATATACCCTCAATGGCGCTGGGGGTGACGACGGAGCCGGTGATGTACGGGCCGACGCGGAACCCGTGGGACGTCACGCGCATCGCCGGCGGCAGCAGCGGCGGCGCTGCGGCGGCCGTCGCCGCGGGCCTCGCCCCAATGGCCCACGGCAACGATGCCGGCGGCTCCATCCGAATCCCCGCCGCGTGCTGCGGCGTGTACGGCATGAAGCCCAGCCGCGGCCGCAACCCGCTTGGCCCGGCGTTCGGCGACCTCTTCAGTGGAATGGTCGCGGAGCACGTCCTCACCCGCTCGGTCCGCGACAGCGCGATCATGCTGGACGCGACGCACGGCCCGGATGTCGGCGACCCCTACCAGGTGCTCCCGCCGTCGCGGCCCTTTGCGAAGGAGGTCGGCGCCGACCCCGGCGAGCTGCGCATCGGCTTCTCCGCCACGACGCCGCTCGGCACGCCCATGCACGCTGATAACGTGGCGGCCGTGCGCGACGTCGCGAAGCTCTGTGCTGACCTGGGCCATAACGTCGAAGAGGCGATGCCGAAGTACGACTACGAGGGCTACTGGAAGTCGTTCACGTCGATGCTCGCGGGCGGCTTCGCGTGGGCGGTCGATGGGCTGGAGAAGCGCACCGGCAAGCCGCTGAAGAAGGGGGATTTCGAGCCGTTCTTGTGGGCGATGCTGGAGCGCGGCCGCAAGATCAACGCGCCGGAGTACCTGCGATACGTGGAGGACGTCCAGCGCGGCTCAAGGGAGATCGGGCAGTTCTTCAAGAAGTACGATATCTGGCTCATGCCGACGGTCGGCACGCCGCCGCCGCCGCTGGGCACGTTCAAGTACACGGAGGGCGAGGACCCGTTCGAGCTGCGCCGCCGCATGGCCCACTTCTCGCCGTTCACGTACATCACGAACGGCACCGGCCAGCCATCGGTCTCCATCCCCCTCTACTGGAACGCGCAGAACCTGCCTATCGGCCTCCTCCTCGCCGCCCGCATGGGCGATGAGGCCACCCTCTTCCGCCTCTCCGGCCAGCTTGAGCAGGCCCGCCCCTGGGCCGGCCGCAAGCCGCCGGTGTGGGGAGGGGAGTGA